In Symphalangus syndactylus isolate Jambi chromosome 6, NHGRI_mSymSyn1-v2.1_pri, whole genome shotgun sequence, a genomic segment contains:
- the C6H11orf96 gene encoding uncharacterized protein C11orf96 homolog: MRKGAGRARFKWHSLSSELRAVWAAAGYISREPGRRGADGDSSGGERLGGRRNSAPRAPRPPTGPPARPPSRGALARAREGRRHPAADLDPPPGEPPAAASRGAPAQRPPPESPGAPPPGPADAEGAMAAKPGELMGICSSYQAVMPHFVCLADEFPQPLRPAKLSKGRGRLRRPRQSRFKTQPVTFDEIQEVEEEGVSPMEEEKAKKSFLQSLECLRRSTQSLSLQREQLSSCKLRNSLDSSDSDSAL; the protein is encoded by the coding sequence ATGCGGAAGGGCGCGGGGCGCGCACGCTTTAAATGGCATTCGCTGTCATCCGAGCTCAGAGCCGTGTGGGCAGCCGCGGGCTATATAAGCCGCGAGCCGGGCCGCCGCGGGGCAGACGGCGACAGCAGCGGCGGCGAGCGCCTCGGAGGGCGGCGGAACAGCGCCCCCCGAGCCCCGCGCCCCCCGACGGGTCCTCCCGCCCGCCCGCCCTCCCGAGGAGCGCTGGCCCGGGCCCGCGAGGGCCGCCGCCACCCCGCAGCAGATTTGGATCCCCCGCCCGGCGAGCCCCCGGCTGCTGCCTCCCGGGGGGCCCCGGCGCAGCGGCCGCCCCCAGAGAGCCCCGGCGCCCCGCCGCCCGGCCCCGCAGACGCCGAAGGCGCCATGGCCGCCAAGCCCGGCGAGCTGATGGGCATCTGCTCCAGTTACCAGGCGGTGATGCCGCACTTCGTGTGCCTGGCCGACGAGTTCCCGCAGCCGTTGCGGCCCGCCAAGCTGTCCAAGGGCCGGGGCCGGCTGCGGCGGCCGCGCCAGTCTCGCTTCAAGACGCAGCCGGTGACCTTCGACGagatccaggaggtggaggaggagggggtgTCCCCCATGGAGGAGGAGAAGGCCAAGAAGTCGTTCCTGCAGAGCCTGGAGTGCCTGCGCCGCAGCACGCAGAGCCTGTCGCTGCAGCGGGAGCAGCTCAGCAGCTGCAAACTGAGGAACAGCCTGGACTCCAGCGACTCCGACTCGGCCCTGTAA